A window from Carcharodon carcharias isolate sCarCar2 chromosome 36 unlocalized genomic scaffold, sCarCar2.pri SUPER_36_unloc_1, whole genome shotgun sequence encodes these proteins:
- the LOC121274388 gene encoding mothers against decapentaplegic homolog 6-like, with amino-acid sequence MFGSRRSGVVRRLWRSRCSKPGGESGQNADQDPQSGLKLATHSLLKRLKDEQLELLARALEARGTDDRTRCVSFPRSELRIGKQHYWPQVLTCKLFRWPDLKHLHQLKRLCICDCFWRMSEDHPTVCCNPYHFSRLCEPETPPPPYSKLLPSNNRKTIDGLFEHEDAHEHRAPEPSSHTNGDWPDFSLSPHAVRDGHWCSVAYWEYRTRVGRLYAVHEPSVGVFCDLPRGTGFCLGHLHVDNRHELVRRTRGKIGSGILLSKERDGVWAYNRSEHPVFVNSPTLGPPGARTLSVHKVLPGYSAKVFDYDKSRALQRAAGSEFPDGPSDPNSIRISFAKGWGPCYSRQFITSCPCWLEILLNHT; translated from the exons ATGTTTGGGTCCAGACGCTCGGGGGTTGTGCGGAGACTGTGGAGGAGCCGTTGCTCCAAGCCGGGAGGAGAGAGCGGCCAGAATGCGGATCAGGACCCGCAGAGCGGACTGAAGCTGGCCACCCACTCCCTCCTGAAGAGGCTGAAGGACgagcagctggagctgctggcccGGGCGCTGGAAGCCAGGGGCACCGACGACCGCACCCGCTGCGTGTCCTTCCCCCGGAGCGAGCTGCGGATCGGCAAGCAGCACTACTGGCCGCAAGTGCTGACCTGCAAACTCTTCCGCTGGCCGGACCTCAAGCACCTCCACCAGCTCAAGCGCCTGTGCATCTGCGACTGCTTCTGGAGGATGTCCGAAGATCACCCCACCGTCTGCTGCAACCCTTACCACTTCAGCAGGCTGTGTGAGCCAG AAACTCCACCACCACCCTACTCCAAACTGCTGCCCAGCAACAATCGGAAGACCATCGATG GCCTGTTTGAACACGAGGATGCACATGAACACAGGGCACCTGAGCCTTCCAGCCACACAAATGGAGACTGGCCAG ATTTCAGCTTGTCCCCACACGCAGTCAGGGATGGACACTGGTGCAGTGTGGCATACTGGGAATACCGGACCAGAGTGGGCCGCCTCTACGCGGTGCACGAGCCTTCGGTCGGCGTCTTCTGCGACCTGCCTCGCGGCACGGGCTTCTGCCTGGGCCACCTCCACGTGGACAACCGCCACGAGCTGGTGAGGCGGACGCGCGGCAAGATCGGCAGCGGGATCCTGCTGAGCAAGGAGCGGGACGGGGTTTGGGCCTACAACCGCAGCGAGCACCCGGTCTTCGTCAACTCGCCGACCCTGGGCCCGCCTGGCGCCCGGACGCTCTCCGTTCACAAAGTGCTGCCCGGCTACTCCGCCAAGGTCTTCGACTACGACAAGTCGCGTGCTCTGCAGCGAGCGGCGGGCTCCGAATTCCCCGACGGGCCCTCTGATCCCAACAGCATCCGGATCAGCTTTGCGAAAGGCTGGGGGCCTTGTTACTCCAGGCAGTTCATCACCTCCTGCCCGTGTTGGCTGGAGATACTGTTGAATCACACTTGA